From one Streptomyces sp. NBC_01478 genomic stretch:
- a CDS encoding DUF2637 domain-containing protein translates to MTNLSTASNPDERPDEGRPTTTQQAAERFTLIAAGVVIVALTAGGFWLSYAHLAEVAGQHGLRNSPVRQWAWPATLDAFIIAGELLMLRAGLRQATDGWAIALTATGSVGSIALNVAGVNGTGATVAVPLLDYVVAAVPPTAALLAFGVLMRQIHQLVAEPADAAQRHNAADRSHNSTQIARLTEDDSGQPQPAALEAADRHTDVAQDATNLPEPPHPSDEPEDQESSTVSEALLAIARNAPLGRGGRASRRHIEAAIRDKGLSIGRADAEKVKDALQTELDEAASQRQAEGDRASAHAF, encoded by the coding sequence TTGACGAACCTCTCCACCGCCAGCAACCCAGACGAACGCCCCGACGAGGGACGGCCGACCACGACCCAGCAGGCCGCCGAGCGATTCACGCTCATCGCGGCGGGTGTGGTCATCGTGGCCCTCACGGCCGGTGGGTTCTGGCTCTCGTACGCGCATCTCGCCGAGGTCGCCGGACAACACGGGCTCAGGAACTCCCCGGTCCGCCAGTGGGCCTGGCCGGCGACCCTCGACGCGTTCATCATCGCGGGCGAACTGCTCATGCTCCGCGCCGGTTTGCGCCAAGCGACCGACGGGTGGGCCATCGCCCTCACCGCCACCGGATCGGTCGGCTCCATCGCACTCAACGTGGCGGGCGTCAACGGCACGGGTGCCACCGTCGCCGTGCCTCTGCTCGACTACGTGGTCGCCGCGGTCCCCCCAACCGCCGCGCTGCTGGCCTTCGGCGTCCTGATGCGACAGATCCACCAGCTCGTTGCCGAGCCCGCCGACGCCGCTCAACGCCACAACGCTGCCGACCGCAGCCACAACAGCACCCAGATCGCCCGTCTTACGGAAGACGATTCCGGTCAGCCGCAGCCAGCCGCCCTCGAAGCGGCGGACCGGCACACCGACGTGGCGCAGGACGCCACCAATCTGCCGGAGCCACCGCATCCTTCGGACGAGCCCGAAGACCAAGAGTCCAGCACGGTCTCCGAGGCGCTCCTCGCCATCGCTCGCAACGCGCCACTCGGACGAGGAGGCCGCGCTTCACGCCGCCACATCGAAGCGGCGATACGAGACAAGGGCCTGTCCATCGGCAGGGCCGACGCGGAAAAGGTCAAAGACGCCTTGCAGACCGAACTCGACGAGGCCGCCTCGCAGCGACAGGCCGAAGGCGACAGGGCATCTGCCCACGCCTTCTGA
- a CDS encoding tyrosine-type recombinase/integrase has protein sequence MKGSTYRRCSCRDPKTSKELGSSCPKRNSRNHCTYSIRQELPPREDGSRRSFARGGYASLKAAQADLDHVRALMALAESDDPEGVQLIAEMLSEVSRDKLPLPDVEETRRRLNAGQDLVGSLTVSEWLDRWLAGKRIRKSGVSRYETDVRVHLKPHIGDRRLDRLRVSHLSEMFTAITDANAEILEQNAQRRAAVEELATVPWKGVENRAHRKAMKAAIDVMPPFRRVTGPSTRQHVKATLRAALNEAIGQQIITFNPASHVEIDPVRKPKALVWTDERVARWQQTGEKPSPVMVWTPEQTGAFLDFVAADRLYAMWHLIAFRGLRRGEACGQPWSETNLDRHSLTVTGQLVQDGWDVEASEPKTDSGFRVVALDDDTVTVLERHRKQQAADREEWGSAWVDTGLVFTQEDGSWLHPGKVTDLFERLVAASGLPPIRLHDLRHGAATLMLAAGIDVKIVSDTLGHSDTRITRDIYQSVLPHVGKSSAEATAKLVPLQRKAEAEKAARKAAKAAQKAKEKAKAQAKAKKNRMRKKPKK, from the coding sequence TTGAAGGGCTCCACCTACCGCCGCTGCTCCTGCCGCGACCCCAAGACCAGCAAGGAACTCGGCTCCTCCTGCCCAAAGCGCAACAGCAGGAACCACTGCACCTACTCCATACGCCAGGAGTTGCCGCCCCGCGAAGACGGCAGCCGACGCTCCTTCGCCCGTGGCGGGTACGCCAGCCTCAAGGCGGCCCAGGCCGACCTCGACCACGTACGCGCCCTAATGGCGCTCGCCGAGTCGGACGACCCCGAAGGCGTCCAGCTGATCGCCGAGATGCTGTCCGAGGTCAGCCGCGACAAGCTGCCCCTCCCCGACGTGGAGGAGACCCGGCGCCGCCTCAACGCCGGCCAGGACCTCGTCGGCAGCCTCACCGTGAGCGAGTGGCTGGACCGGTGGCTCGCGGGCAAGCGCATCCGGAAGTCGGGCGTCAGCCGCTACGAGACCGACGTCCGCGTCCACCTCAAGCCCCACATCGGCGACCGCCGCCTCGACCGGCTGCGCGTCAGCCACCTCAGCGAGATGTTCACCGCCATCACCGACGCCAACGCCGAGATCCTGGAGCAGAACGCCCAACGGCGAGCGGCAGTCGAGGAGTTGGCGACCGTGCCGTGGAAGGGCGTGGAGAACCGGGCCCACCGCAAGGCCATGAAGGCGGCGATCGACGTGATGCCGCCCTTCCGTCGCGTCACCGGGCCGTCCACCCGCCAGCACGTCAAGGCCACGCTCCGCGCCGCCCTGAACGAGGCGATCGGCCAGCAGATCATCACGTTCAACCCGGCGTCCCACGTGGAGATCGACCCCGTCCGCAAACCGAAGGCCCTCGTGTGGACGGACGAGCGGGTCGCCCGGTGGCAGCAGACCGGCGAGAAGCCCTCCCCCGTCATGGTCTGGACGCCCGAACAGACCGGCGCCTTCCTCGACTTCGTCGCCGCGGACCGGCTGTACGCCATGTGGCACCTGATCGCCTTCCGCGGCCTGCGTCGTGGCGAGGCGTGCGGCCAGCCCTGGTCGGAGACCAACCTCGACCGACACTCCCTCACCGTCACCGGCCAACTCGTCCAGGACGGATGGGACGTCGAGGCGTCCGAACCGAAGACCGACAGCGGCTTCCGCGTCGTCGCCCTGGACGACGACACCGTCACCGTCCTGGAGCGGCACCGCAAGCAGCAGGCGGCCGACCGCGAGGAATGGGGATCGGCCTGGGTCGACACCGGTCTCGTCTTCACCCAGGAAGACGGCTCCTGGCTGCACCCCGGCAAAGTGACCGACCTCTTCGAACGGCTCGTCGCCGCCTCCGGCCTCCCGCCGATCCGGCTCCACGACCTCCGCCACGGCGCGGCCACCCTCATGCTCGCCGCTGGCATCGACGTGAAGATCGTGTCGGACACCCTCGGGCACAGCGACACCCGCATCACGCGGGACATCTACCAGAGCGTCCTCCCCCACGTCGGCAAGAGTTCAGCCGAGGCCACCGCCAAGCTGGTCCCTCTCCAGCGCAAGGCCGAGGCGGAGAAGGCGGCCCGCAAGGCCGCGAAGGCCGCCCAGAAGGCCAAGGAGAAGGCGAAAGCCCAGGCCAAGGCGAAGAAGAACAGGATGCGGAAGAAGCCCAAGAAGTAG
- a CDS encoding DUF3631 domain-containing protein: MEHAGAEPYSDSGKPSWPPVTVPGQLGHHSGEAPLIANDGAPDATSGDQPAEEVVPDPDPTPGSVLLDELRGQIAKFVILPSSEALDAVTLWVAATHLQAAWQHAPRLAVVGPAKRCGKSRLLDVLTETVHEPMLTINTTPAAIFRSITEENPPTLLVDEADTIFGTPKVAEKNEEMRGLLNAGHQRNRYVTRVVGNDHTPHRFATFAMAAIAGIGDLPDTIMDRAIVIRMRRRAEGEKVKPFRSRRDIPALHELRDRIAAWARPLLDEAAELEPVMPVEDRAADTWEPLVIVADLAAGSWPRRARTACARMVATEVEAEEERPGGARILADIRRVFAAQREADSLSTDELLYHLRQDAEAPWAEWGRNGLDSRELARMLSPYVIKPGNVRLADGTQRKGYMRNKFLDAWRRYCPTVHPVDAGPSASASG; encoded by the coding sequence GTGGAACATGCGGGAGCCGAGCCCTATTCCGACTCCGGCAAGCCCTCGTGGCCGCCCGTCACCGTCCCCGGCCAGCTCGGCCACCACTCCGGCGAAGCCCCGCTGATCGCCAACGACGGTGCGCCTGACGCTACTTCGGGGGATCAGCCCGCCGAGGAGGTAGTGCCGGATCCGGATCCGACGCCCGGCTCGGTGCTGCTGGACGAACTGCGCGGGCAGATAGCGAAGTTCGTGATCCTGCCCTCGTCCGAGGCGCTGGACGCGGTCACGCTGTGGGTGGCGGCGACGCATCTCCAGGCAGCGTGGCAGCACGCGCCGCGTCTGGCGGTCGTGGGACCGGCGAAGCGGTGCGGCAAGTCGCGGCTGCTGGACGTGCTGACCGAGACGGTCCACGAGCCGATGCTCACCATCAACACCACACCGGCGGCCATCTTCCGGTCGATCACCGAGGAGAACCCGCCCACGCTCCTGGTGGACGAGGCCGACACCATCTTCGGCACCCCGAAGGTGGCCGAGAAGAACGAGGAGATGCGCGGCCTGCTCAACGCCGGCCACCAGCGCAACCGATACGTCACCCGGGTCGTCGGCAACGACCACACCCCGCACCGCTTCGCGACCTTCGCCATGGCGGCCATCGCGGGGATCGGCGACCTGCCCGACACGATCATGGACCGGGCCATCGTGATCCGGATGCGGCGCCGGGCCGAGGGCGAGAAGGTCAAGCCCTTCCGCTCCCGCCGCGACATCCCGGCCCTGCATGAACTGCGCGACCGCATCGCTGCCTGGGCCAGGCCGTTGCTGGACGAGGCGGCAGAGCTGGAGCCGGTCATGCCGGTGGAAGACCGGGCGGCCGACACCTGGGAGCCCTTGGTCATCGTCGCCGACCTGGCCGCCGGGTCCTGGCCCCGCCGCGCCCGTACGGCGTGTGCGCGGATGGTGGCCACAGAGGTCGAGGCGGAGGAGGAGCGACCCGGCGGCGCGCGGATCCTCGCCGACATCCGCCGGGTCTTCGCCGCCCAGCGCGAGGCGGACAGCCTCTCCACGGACGAGCTGCTCTACCACCTGCGCCAGGACGCAGAGGCCCCGTGGGCAGAGTGGGGGCGCAACGGGCTGGACTCCCGCGAACTGGCACGGATGCTCAGCCCGTACGTCATCAAGCCAGGCAACGTCCGCCTCGCCGACGGAACCCAGCGCAAGGGCTACATGCGCAACAAGTTCCTCGACGCCTGGCGGCGCTACTGCCCCACCGTCCACCCGGTGGACGCCGGGCCTAGCGCCTCCGCCTCGGGCTGA
- a CDS encoding helix-turn-helix domain-containing protein, with amino-acid sequence MTQHGVDPDEDDVPEWEDRVKANVAGEVRRRRKEKGWSAQDLADRCEELGHPIPRNVIANMESGRRASLPLVDVIVLAAALETYPVCLIFPVGYVDRTQELPFQDLVPTWDALRRFTGDEATFLYDAGLIPDFEAHDNLVRTALAALEEAEQARFAAKTASNRAQQDEAERRRTKYSDEAISAKYKLRYLRRDLLDEGATPPYLPPALGDVDLPDDPNTTPEERL; translated from the coding sequence ATGACACAACACGGTGTGGATCCTGATGAGGACGACGTTCCCGAGTGGGAGGACCGGGTCAAGGCCAACGTCGCCGGCGAAGTCCGGCGCAGAAGGAAGGAGAAGGGGTGGAGCGCACAGGACTTGGCCGACCGGTGCGAGGAACTCGGGCATCCCATCCCGCGCAACGTGATCGCCAACATGGAGTCCGGCCGCCGGGCCAGCCTTCCGCTGGTGGACGTCATCGTCCTGGCCGCCGCCCTGGAGACGTATCCGGTCTGCCTGATCTTCCCGGTCGGCTACGTCGACCGAACCCAGGAACTCCCTTTCCAGGACCTCGTGCCCACCTGGGACGCACTGCGTCGCTTCACCGGCGACGAGGCCACGTTCTTGTACGACGCGGGCCTCATCCCCGACTTCGAAGCGCACGACAACCTCGTACGCACTGCACTCGCCGCACTCGAAGAAGCGGAACAGGCACGCTTCGCAGCCAAGACGGCAAGCAACCGCGCCCAACAGGACGAAGCCGAACGCAGGCGGACCAAGTACTCCGACGAGGCCATCTCCGCCAAGTACAAACTCCGCTACCTGCGCCGCGACCTCCTCGACGAAGGCGCCACCCCGCCCTATCTCCCACCCGCGCTGGGCGACGTCGACCTGCCCGACGACCCCAACACCACCCCGGAGGAACGCCTTTGA
- a CDS encoding relaxase/mobilization nuclease domain-containing protein — translation MIAKISGGTDTAGLIRYLFDTKKAKDHTDPHLVASWDGFAPDPGRTDDFEATKRLLVADLDLHVKQARRLGRAPEKHTWHCSIRAAESDRHLSDDEWADIARRVVAATGIAPEGDPDSCRWVAVRHAPDHIHIAATKVRADLRTARHWNDYLTADRELAAIEKEYGLFQVVRGDRTAAKRPTRAEQEKARRAGHDTTARERLRATVRTAVAAASTMEEFVDMLSRLDGVLVEVVHFPSGDVRGYKVAVADDAQGPIWYSGSKLAPDLSLPKIQERLASMGPQPIGQSGTRRPNPWHQATAAAERIPHHLDQADDEASQAHLAAFGEALDALLLVTPQAVRPQLREAASAFERATRSRIHAEHHHARALRGAVRTMLREPAPKDGAVLAMFLDAAILVVIAAARWHRLHHHDQQVAAARETLIHLQAASGQAAAAPLATLAQRRPPQPIVDRHIWHLHQAVPDHVEQVTEDPAFGALTAALAEAEAAGHDPEQLLQRAADQRALDDADSPARVLTWRIQRLSTRPAPSARARAAQARSTVRSGSAPQLPDAAGHTSAAIPTSQPPQARRR, via the coding sequence ATGATCGCGAAGATCAGCGGCGGCACGGACACCGCGGGCCTGATCCGGTACCTGTTCGACACGAAGAAGGCCAAGGACCACACCGACCCCCACCTGGTCGCCTCCTGGGACGGCTTCGCTCCCGACCCCGGCCGCACCGACGACTTCGAAGCCACGAAGAGGCTCCTCGTGGCCGACCTCGACCTGCACGTCAAGCAGGCCCGGCGACTGGGCCGCGCGCCCGAGAAGCACACGTGGCACTGCTCGATCCGGGCCGCCGAGAGCGACCGCCACCTTAGCGATGACGAGTGGGCCGACATCGCCCGCCGGGTCGTCGCGGCCACCGGCATCGCACCCGAGGGCGATCCGGACAGCTGCCGTTGGGTCGCCGTTCGCCACGCCCCCGACCACATCCACATCGCCGCCACCAAGGTCCGCGCCGACCTGCGCACGGCCCGCCACTGGAACGACTACCTCACCGCCGACCGTGAACTTGCCGCCATCGAGAAGGAGTACGGCCTCTTCCAAGTCGTCCGCGGAGACCGCACCGCCGCCAAGCGCCCCACTCGCGCCGAACAGGAGAAGGCCCGCCGCGCCGGCCACGACACGACCGCCCGCGAACGCCTGCGCGCCACCGTCCGCACCGCGGTGGCCGCCGCCTCCACCATGGAGGAGTTCGTCGACATGCTCAGCCGCCTCGACGGCGTGCTCGTCGAGGTCGTGCACTTCCCCTCAGGCGACGTACGGGGATACAAGGTCGCCGTTGCGGACGACGCCCAGGGTCCCATCTGGTACTCCGGCTCCAAACTTGCCCCGGACCTGTCCCTCCCTAAAATCCAGGAACGCCTTGCGAGCATGGGGCCGCAGCCCATCGGTCAGTCGGGCACGCGCAGGCCCAACCCCTGGCATCAGGCCACAGCCGCCGCCGAACGCATACCCCACCACCTTGACCAGGCCGACGACGAAGCCTCTCAAGCGCACCTGGCCGCCTTTGGTGAAGCTCTCGACGCCCTTCTCCTTGTCACGCCCCAAGCCGTGCGTCCTCAACTCCGAGAGGCGGCAAGCGCGTTCGAGCGCGCCACCCGCTCCCGCATTCATGCCGAACACCACCACGCCCGGGCTCTGCGCGGCGCCGTACGAACGATGCTCCGCGAACCCGCGCCCAAAGACGGAGCCGTCCTGGCGATGTTCCTCGACGCCGCGATCCTCGTCGTCATAGCCGCCGCCCGCTGGCACCGACTCCACCATCACGACCAGCAAGTCGCCGCCGCGCGCGAGACGCTGATCCATCTGCAAGCCGCCTCCGGTCAGGCTGCAGCCGCCCCCTTGGCCACCCTCGCGCAACGCCGACCGCCCCAACCGATCGTGGACCGGCACATTTGGCACCTGCACCAGGCCGTGCCCGACCATGTCGAGCAGGTCACCGAAGACCCCGCCTTTGGCGCCCTCACCGCTGCTCTCGCCGAGGCTGAGGCAGCAGGCCACGATCCGGAGCAGCTCCTCCAACGGGCCGCCGACCAACGCGCCTTGGACGACGCCGACTCTCCCGCACGAGTCCTGACCTGGCGTATCCAACGCCTCAGCACACGACCGGCGCCCAGCGCACGAGCCCGTGCTGCGCAGGCACGCAGCACAGTACGGAGCGGCAGCGCACCACAACTCCCGGATGCCGCAGGCCACACATCCGCTGCCATCCCGACCTCACAACCGCCGCAAGCAAGGCGGCGCTGA
- a CDS encoding ABC transporter ATP-binding protein, giving the protein MATVSFDKATRIYPGTEKPAVDGLEIEVGDGEFLVLVGPSGCGKSTSLRMLAGLEDVNAGAIRIGDRDVTHLPPKDRDIAMVFQNYALYPHMTVADNMGFALKIAGVNKAEIRQKVEDAAKILDLTDYLGRKPKALSGGQRQRVAMGRAIVREPQVFLMDEPLSNLDAKLRVSTRTQIASLQRRLGITTVYVTHDQVEAMTMGDRVAVLKDGLLQQVDSPRNMYDRPKNLFVAGFIGSPAMNLIEVPITDGGVKFGNSVVPVNREALKAATDKGDRTVTVGVRPEHFDIDEHNGEAAKSLTKDSEDAPAGLAVSVNVVEELGADGYVYGSAKVDDNLTDLVVRVSGRSVPDKGATLHVVPRPGEIHVFSTSTGERLTD; this is encoded by the coding sequence ATGGCCACTGTTTCGTTCGACAAGGCGACCCGGATCTACCCGGGCACCGAGAAGCCCGCCGTCGATGGTCTGGAGATCGAGGTCGGGGACGGCGAGTTCCTCGTCCTCGTCGGTCCGTCCGGCTGCGGCAAGTCCACCTCGCTCCGGATGCTCGCGGGGCTCGAGGACGTCAACGCGGGTGCCATCCGCATCGGTGACCGCGACGTCACGCACCTGCCGCCGAAGGACCGGGACATCGCCATGGTGTTCCAGAACTACGCGCTGTACCCGCACATGACGGTCGCCGACAACATGGGCTTCGCGCTCAAGATCGCCGGCGTCAACAAGGCCGAGATCCGCCAGAAGGTGGAGGACGCGGCGAAGATCCTCGACCTCACGGACTACCTCGGCCGCAAGCCGAAGGCGCTCTCCGGCGGTCAGCGCCAGCGTGTCGCGATGGGCCGCGCCATCGTGCGTGAGCCCCAGGTCTTCCTCATGGACGAGCCGCTGTCGAACCTCGACGCCAAGCTCCGTGTCTCCACCCGTACGCAGATCGCCTCGCTGCAGCGCCGCCTCGGCATCACCACCGTCTACGTCACCCACGACCAGGTCGAGGCCATGACGATGGGCGACCGGGTGGCCGTACTGAAGGACGGTCTGCTCCAGCAGGTCGACTCGCCCCGCAACATGTACGACCGCCCCAAGAACCTCTTCGTGGCCGGCTTCATCGGCTCCCCCGCCATGAACCTGATCGAGGTCCCGATCACCGACGGCGGCGTGAAGTTCGGCAACTCGGTCGTCCCGGTCAACCGCGAGGCCCTCAAGGCCGCCACCGACAAGGGTGACCGCACGGTGACCGTCGGCGTGCGCCCCGAGCACTTCGACATCGACGAGCACAACGGCGAGGCCGCGAAGTCCCTCACCAAGGACTCCGAGGACGCCCCCGCCGGTCTCGCCGTCTCCGTGAACGTCGTCGAGGAGCTGGGCGCCGACGGCTACGTCTACGGCAGCGCCAAGGTCGACGACAACCTCACGGACCTGGTCGTCCGCGTCAGCGGCCGCTCGGTGCCGGACAAGGGCGCCACGCTCCACGTGGTCCCGCGTCCGGGTGAGATCCACGTGTTCTCGACCTCCACGGGCGAGCGCCTCACCGACTGA
- a CDS encoding helix-turn-helix domain-containing protein, with protein sequence MAETQSEARRIGEVIRQVRVLQRRSQTEVAAALGYHQSKVSRLESGRGTEDVRTLREIAQVLDIPLDRLGLAASSDTSPADPGTEDMHRRTFLAASVAALAATPSSTAAHFDLVQVLLPSTIPAATGQALDIDELRDRTRDVRRMFCTCDYTDLERTLPGLITDLRHAASGSSGSAEASGLLATAYQTSVSLLLKRADQGNAWLAAGRAMAEAERSGDPIVLAASVRVHAHVLVREKHTAQAVNMVRHTADQLTGSYDQRSPRYLAAVGLLLLRGVTAASRNGDRATTQDFLTEAKEVARYVSFDRPDAWANFSPTNVALHEISAAVSFGDAGIALETARPLMRRHIPVPERRAALWVETARAYSQQGRLADGYQALRIAESCAAQDIRRPAVRELVADMAARDRRRALPELHHFSRQLGVPA encoded by the coding sequence ATGGCCGAGACACAGAGTGAAGCAAGACGGATCGGCGAAGTGATCCGTCAGGTCCGCGTGTTACAGCGGCGCTCGCAGACGGAGGTTGCCGCCGCCCTGGGGTACCACCAGTCGAAGGTGAGCCGTCTGGAGAGCGGCAGGGGCACCGAGGACGTGCGCACGCTGCGCGAGATCGCGCAGGTGCTGGACATTCCACTGGACCGTCTCGGTCTCGCCGCCTCCTCCGACACCAGCCCCGCCGACCCCGGAACAGAGGACATGCACCGCCGTACCTTCCTGGCCGCGAGCGTCGCAGCTCTCGCGGCTACGCCGTCGTCCACCGCAGCGCATTTCGACCTGGTACAGGTCCTGCTGCCAAGCACGATCCCTGCTGCCACCGGGCAAGCCCTGGACATCGACGAGCTACGGGACCGGACACGGGACGTACGCCGGATGTTCTGCACGTGCGACTACACGGATCTGGAGCGGACGCTGCCGGGTCTGATCACCGACCTGCGCCATGCCGCCAGCGGCTCATCCGGCTCGGCGGAGGCGTCCGGATTGCTCGCCACCGCGTACCAGACGTCGGTGAGTCTGCTGCTGAAGCGAGCCGATCAGGGCAACGCCTGGCTCGCGGCCGGTCGGGCCATGGCCGAGGCGGAACGGTCGGGGGATCCCATCGTCCTCGCCGCCAGTGTCCGCGTTCACGCCCACGTCCTCGTACGCGAGAAACACACAGCCCAGGCCGTGAACATGGTCCGCCACACTGCCGACCAGCTCACCGGTTCCTACGACCAGCGCTCGCCCCGGTATCTGGCAGCGGTCGGCCTGTTGTTGCTGCGCGGGGTGACCGCCGCCAGTAGAAACGGCGATCGCGCCACCACCCAGGACTTCCTCACCGAGGCCAAGGAAGTGGCACGCTACGTCTCCTTCGACCGGCCCGACGCTTGGGCGAACTTCAGCCCCACCAACGTGGCTCTGCACGAGATCAGCGCGGCCGTCTCCTTCGGCGACGCCGGCATCGCGCTGGAAACCGCACGGCCCCTCATGCGACGCCACATTCCCGTCCCCGAGCGCCGGGCCGCGCTCTGGGTGGAGACCGCCCGCGCCTACAGTCAGCAGGGCAGACTCGCCGACGGCTACCAGGCCCTGCGCATCGCCGAGAGCTGTGCGGCCCAGGACATCCGCCGACCGGCCGTACGCGAACTGGTCGCCGACATGGCAGCCCGCGACCGCCGCCGGGCACTGCCCGAGCTGCACCACTTCAGCCGCCAACTGGGAGTGCCCGCGTGA
- a CDS encoding ATP-binding protein: MEAHQIHFPVHGTPAAASSARRQLATGIRAWDASLDQELLETAELVAAELLANAVRHAGHGPISAGARLNDERLLIEVTDASSKAPQVGLPDAEEEGGRGLFIVAALADRHGIEPLPSGKRCWAEFKVSGPDQPSRCLPLQRS; this comes from the coding sequence ATGGAAGCGCATCAGATCCATTTCCCCGTTCACGGCACACCTGCTGCCGCCAGCTCCGCGCGCCGGCAACTCGCCACCGGGATACGGGCCTGGGACGCCTCCCTCGATCAGGAACTCCTGGAAACAGCGGAGTTGGTCGCCGCCGAGTTGCTCGCCAACGCGGTACGGCACGCGGGCCACGGCCCCATCTCGGCCGGCGCCCGCCTGAACGACGAACGCCTGCTGATCGAGGTGACCGATGCCAGCTCCAAGGCCCCGCAGGTCGGACTGCCGGACGCGGAAGAGGAAGGCGGACGGGGCCTGTTCATCGTCGCCGCCCTCGCGGACCGCCACGGGATCGAACCACTGCCATCCGGCAAGCGGTGCTGGGCCGAGTTCAAGGTCAGCGGCCCGGACCAGCCTTCCCGATGCCTTCCCCTGCAAAGGAGTTGA
- a CDS encoding nucleotidyltransferase family protein, producing MTDPNAASRPTQAVILAGGQGSRLRPYTDDRPKPMVEIPGTGTPIIGHQLVWLAEEGVTDVVVSCGHLAEVLQDWLKTADLPVDVTTVVETEPLGRGGGLKYAAARLPRPDSAWYATNGDIWTRFSLRDMADFHTERDAVATIALARPRIPWGAVQTDGFGRVTDFIESPPTQYAINAGVYVFSPEFAELLPERGDHERTTFPHLARERRLAGFPIPQGAYWRAIDTAKDLREAAKELAALGR from the coding sequence ATGACCGATCCGAACGCCGCGTCGCGCCCCACCCAAGCCGTGATCCTGGCCGGTGGCCAGGGATCCCGGCTGCGCCCGTACACCGACGACCGGCCCAAGCCGATGGTCGAGATCCCCGGCACGGGGACTCCGATCATCGGCCATCAGCTCGTCTGGCTCGCCGAAGAGGGCGTGACCGACGTGGTGGTCAGTTGCGGGCACCTCGCCGAGGTGCTCCAGGACTGGCTGAAAACCGCCGATCTGCCGGTCGACGTGACCACGGTCGTCGAGACGGAGCCGCTGGGCCGCGGCGGCGGCCTCAAGTACGCCGCCGCGCGTCTGCCCCGGCCGGACAGCGCCTGGTACGCCACCAACGGCGACATCTGGACGCGCTTCTCGCTGCGCGACATGGCGGACTTCCACACCGAGCGCGACGCGGTCGCCACGATCGCGCTGGCCCGGCCGCGGATTCCTTGGGGGGCCGTGCAGACCGACGGCTTCGGGCGGGTCACGGACTTCATCGAGTCGCCGCCGACGCAGTACGCGATCAATGCGGGGGTGTACGTCTTCTCGCCCGAGTTCGCGGAGTTGTTGCCGGAGCGGGGGGATCACGAGCGGACGACGTTCCCTCACCTTGCTCGTGAGCGGCGGTTGGCCGGGTTCCCCATCCCTCAGGGGGCTTACTGGCGGGCCATCGATACCGCGAAGGACCTCAGGGAAGCCGCCAAGGAGCTTGCTGCGCTTGGTCGTTGA
- a CDS encoding flavoprotein, with protein sequence MSDQPDKPFLQIVVCAAGVAADVGKLITAAQERHWDVGVVATPQGLGFLDVEAVEAQTGLPIRSAWRTPDQPRPTRPADAIAVAPATFNTVNKWAAGISDNLALGILCEAPAMGVPIAVLPYLNSAQAGHPAYRQSLQRLREMGILIGSYEPHRPKAGGGADRYRWEEVLELLAPRLSARS encoded by the coding sequence GTGAGTGACCAGCCCGACAAGCCGTTCCTCCAGATCGTCGTCTGCGCGGCCGGAGTCGCCGCCGACGTCGGCAAGCTGATCACCGCAGCACAGGAACGGCACTGGGACGTCGGTGTCGTCGCCACCCCGCAAGGACTCGGCTTCCTCGACGTCGAGGCGGTCGAGGCACAGACCGGTCTCCCCATCCGCTCGGCCTGGCGAACACCGGACCAACCGCGCCCCACCCGCCCCGCGGACGCAATCGCGGTCGCCCCGGCCACCTTCAACACAGTCAACAAATGGGCCGCCGGAATCTCCGACAACCTCGCCCTGGGCATCCTGTGCGAAGCACCCGCGATGGGCGTACCTATCGCCGTGCTGCCGTACCTGAACTCCGCCCAGGCCGGCCACCCCGCGTACCGCCAGAGCCTGCAGCGACTGCGCGAGATGGGCATCTTGATCGGGTCGTACGAGCCGCACCGGCCGAAGGCCGGCGGTGGGGCGGATCGGTATCGCTGGGAAGAAGTGCTGGAACTGCTTGCCCCGAGGCTGTCCGCGAGATCGTGA